TTACTCTAGTTTTCCTAGCAAATTACATATTACCTAAATTAGAGATAATCATTCTGCATTTTTTTACAACTGTATACTGATATGTATGTTATAATGCAAAAAAATCTCCTTTTCTGTGAGTGTGGGGAGATCCACTACAACACCAGGAAGATTCACGTTCTTCCGCTCACCTAGCATAGAAGTGTTCTCGCAACGACATCTCACTGTTACAGCAGTTGTGTCACATGACAAGACCGTGAGAGTAATGGTGCCATCTGCACATAATATAGTATTTCCAGGATTGATATCCACAGGTAACTTTTTGTAGCTCATGGAGATAGTCTCTTCATCAGCCTTTATGCTGTAATCTGTGCTTAGAGTAATTTCACGACCTTCCTTCAGCTGAATGGGTTTTCCATCTTTAAGAAAACTAGTTCGAATTTCAGGTCCCTGGAGGAAAGAAAAAGCATGAACTAACTTCAATATTAGAAATTTACAAATAGAATGTTAATAAAGAAACTAAAACTTCGCGGTACTGAGTGTAGTTCAGAGTCTTcttaaaatattgcaaatatATTTTGTGCTTGTAACAAATGAAGATTTTGGCAACCAGATCTTTTTGTTAGAATGTCAAACTCTTCCACATGCATAGTTAATGAATAAAACAAAAGAATAAATGTAGTGCAAATCTTCATCCAGGAAAAATGGTAGGCAGCTCGGTGCAATAATTTGTTATGCATGCATGGTCAACTATTCACATAAGAAATACACAGAAGTCTTCCTAAGAATCAGCAGCTGTTAAAATGAAAGGCTGGGTTTTATCATTGAGCTACTAGTTGGAAGAGTCAAGTTTGAATGCTAGATATAAGGTAGGCTGCATGTTTTCTAGTTAAAATAATATGTAAGCAATGACATAAGAAGTTTGTACACTATAAATAGACATACCCAGGAACATAGCATTACTACAAAAATTTGAAAACATCTGAGGGAAAAAAAGAGTCATAACTCTTGAAAGAAAGAAACAAGGCCGTAGCCTTAGTGTTGTAAACAAAACAAAAGTTGTagtttttatttatatataaagaGTGTGCTTtgtctgttttaaaaaaaataattatacataCATAGCAGCAGGTGTTTTAAATATTAGAGTTAGCCCATTCACGTTTCCAACAACTGGTATCCGAGCCAGCGTTCCGTTCAAGAAAATGGCAAATATGGTGCAACCAAATATTCCAAAATTAACGGCAATAAATTACGGGAATTGGAGTATCCAGATGAAGGTGTTACTCGGTTCCTACGACAATTGGGATATTGTCGAAAGTGGGTTTATTGAGCCCGCAGATGATGCCGCTGAAGTAGCACTACCAAATGCCGAGAAGACGGCATTAAAGGAATCCCGGAAAAAAGACAAGAAGGCGCTATATACAATTTTTCAAGGTGTTGACGAATCTACCTTTGAAAAAATTTCAGATGCAAAAACGGCGAAAGAGGCATGGGAGATTTTGCAAAAATCTTTCCAAGGTGTCGAAAAAGTTAAAAAGGTGCGGCTCCAAGTTCTTCGTGGCGAGttcaaaaatattaaaatgaaGGCCTCAGAAAATATTGGTGAATATGCTACTCATTTAAAAACAGTGACAAACGAGAtgaagagaaatggagaaagtcTCGATGATGTTCGGGTCATGGAAAAATTACTCCGTTCATTGACAAGAAAATTTGACTATGTCGTTACTTCTATTGAGGAGTCAAAAGATTTGTCCACAATTTCCATTGATGAGTTAGTTGGTTCACTTCAAGCGCATGAACAGCGgatgaaccagtatgatgatACAAGCCATTTGGAAAAGGCGTTGCAAAGTAAGGTGTCCATTGGTGAAAGTTCAAGCAGTAGCAGTTCTGGTGGAAGAGGTGGCTTTAGAGGTGGCTACCGTGGTGGAAGAGGACGTGGAAGACAGTCCATCAACAGAAGCCAGAACACTGAAGGTTATCGTCCATCTGGCCGTGGTCAGAATTTTAGAAGCCGATG
This sequence is a window from Apium graveolens cultivar Ventura chromosome 9, ASM990537v1, whole genome shotgun sequence. Protein-coding genes within it:
- the LOC141685461 gene encoding uncharacterized protein LOC141685461, encoding MANMVQPNIPKLTAINYGNWSIQMKVLLGSYDNWDIVESGFIEPADDAAEVALPNAEKTALKESRKKDKKALYTIFQGVDESTFEKISDAKTAKEAWEILQKSFQGVEKVKKVRLQVLRGEFKNIKMKASENIGEYATHLKTVTNEMKRNGESLDDVRVMEKLLRSLTRKFDYVVTSIEESKDLSTISIDELVGSLQAHEQRMNQYDDTSHLEKALQSKVSIGESSSSSSSGGRGGFRGGYRGGRGRGRQSINRSQNTEGYRPSGRGQNFRSR